In Myxococcus stipitatus, the following are encoded in one genomic region:
- a CDS encoding tetratricopeptide repeat protein — MRRSLLVCLVLLASASAAQEKKTPRDADLGRKSATLVDKSLAGDITREKKKEEVAPTLQYDQFRLGVELQVASKRREQIASLKKIISLSPDPREVPSLLFRLGEFYWEESKFYFFEANRRDDDLIKAMNANDTAGQQRAKAEKAELIGKQKEYGKLAVEQYTKIVQEHPKFERTDEVLFFLGQYLMEEGQDRKALVAFKRLVEKHPQSKFIPDAYLAFGEYYFNNSKGKRPELEKALVAYKKAAEFPESQVYAFALYKQGWCHYNLGDYEAAKDRFKTVVLYGELAGANAVEKDGGKSGRGSLVREARTDYVRAYSHQGDVAQARADFGKVASNPDDRFTMMKQLANLYYGDGKDREAAITFNSLIKEKPLSPEAPGFQGKIVDCILRMGNKERTVAQVRRLVKIMKEVEGSGVIKDDKDKKLLAEAKELSERTLSNLAVTWHNEGKKTRNEETFRYADAVYSDYLTLFPENPKAYDLRFFWAELLNDNLQNFEKAAANYTLVVLQDAKVLEAKDDKGKAKPGKPGKWLQNASYNAVLAYDEVVKAAESRGEAKTEAVSSDITKKATIPTLKKALLDACERYLKYVPKGEKRVEIAFKAANIYYRHNHFDEAVLRFSEIALGYPEYKFEDGSRAAEISANLILDSYNLLQDFAKVNEWARRFYANDKLATGKFRDDLAKLIEQSSFKLVSQLEEKKEFAKAAEAYLNFVHDFPQTEIADLALYNASIDYYKAKMLDKTIEVRARLFAQYPRSKYVPDSIYANAEALEAIGDFEQAAGTYELYVRGYERSVTEKGGGSSRGGKSKGGKAKGGADDKPAVVQKWDESKAQVALFNASTYREGLGQMKAALKNRERYLELWPRAKDADDIRLSIIDLTGKSGAAMKAIKMLEEYERDNMRSASKFLAAEGRIIDLYAKMNKTRDVARMYKRVGEHFDQLPRRVQTTLEKNALATAAQAQFLAVELDWAEYRRLKLYWGAPPSPDRFRASIQDKSKALQVVEKKYVQTVALGAPEPSLCALNRIGLAYDHFADRVINAPMPRGLDEESQQALRDEFSNQAQPLKDKATEAFAATVAKSRELDVFNDCAAESLKMLRNTYQPERYPLMPEEKVALKSREQIIGGDVLAGIQDVPPPAPTAVAEAQKNQKATLQEDLTDLTAQLRSQTETQVDTKSTSSTSDGTKPAKAAGSDEEPEDFL, encoded by the coding sequence ATGCGCCGTTCGCTCCTCGTCTGCCTCGTGCTCCTGGCCTCGGCGTCCGCCGCGCAGGAGAAGAAAACGCCGCGTGACGCTGACCTCGGCCGGAAGTCCGCCACTCTGGTGGACAAGTCCCTGGCTGGCGACATCACCCGCGAGAAGAAGAAGGAAGAGGTTGCCCCCACGCTCCAGTACGACCAGTTCCGGCTGGGCGTGGAGCTGCAGGTGGCCTCCAAGCGACGCGAGCAGATCGCCTCGCTCAAGAAGATCATCTCGCTCTCGCCAGACCCTCGGGAGGTCCCCAGCCTCCTGTTCCGGCTGGGAGAGTTCTATTGGGAGGAGTCGAAGTTCTACTTCTTCGAGGCCAACCGCCGGGACGATGACCTCATCAAGGCGATGAACGCCAACGACACCGCGGGCCAGCAGCGCGCCAAGGCGGAGAAGGCGGAGCTCATCGGCAAGCAGAAGGAGTACGGCAAGCTCGCCGTCGAGCAGTACACGAAGATCGTCCAGGAGCACCCCAAGTTCGAGCGCACGGACGAGGTCCTCTTCTTCCTCGGTCAGTACCTGATGGAGGAGGGGCAGGACCGCAAGGCGCTGGTCGCCTTCAAGCGCCTGGTGGAGAAGCATCCGCAGTCCAAGTTCATCCCGGACGCGTACCTGGCCTTCGGCGAGTACTACTTCAACAACTCGAAGGGAAAGCGCCCGGAGCTGGAGAAGGCGCTCGTCGCCTACAAGAAGGCGGCGGAGTTCCCCGAGAGCCAGGTGTACGCCTTCGCGCTCTACAAGCAGGGTTGGTGTCACTACAACCTGGGCGACTACGAGGCGGCGAAGGACCGCTTCAAGACGGTGGTGCTCTACGGCGAGCTGGCGGGTGCCAACGCGGTGGAGAAGGACGGCGGCAAGAGCGGCCGTGGCTCGCTGGTGCGTGAGGCGCGCACCGACTACGTGCGTGCGTACTCGCACCAGGGCGACGTGGCGCAGGCCCGCGCGGACTTCGGCAAGGTGGCGTCCAACCCGGACGACCGCTTCACGATGATGAAGCAGCTGGCCAACCTCTACTACGGCGACGGCAAGGACCGCGAAGCGGCCATCACCTTCAACTCCCTCATCAAGGAGAAGCCGCTGTCGCCCGAGGCGCCCGGCTTCCAGGGGAAGATCGTCGACTGCATCCTCCGCATGGGCAACAAGGAGCGCACCGTGGCCCAGGTGCGCCGGCTCGTGAAGATCATGAAGGAGGTCGAGGGCTCCGGCGTCATCAAGGACGACAAGGACAAGAAGCTGCTCGCTGAGGCGAAGGAGCTGTCCGAGCGCACCCTCTCCAACCTGGCCGTCACCTGGCACAACGAGGGCAAGAAGACGCGCAATGAGGAGACGTTCCGCTACGCGGACGCGGTCTACAGCGACTACCTCACGCTCTTCCCGGAGAACCCCAAGGCGTACGACCTGCGCTTCTTCTGGGCGGAACTCCTCAACGACAACCTCCAGAACTTCGAGAAGGCCGCCGCCAACTACACGCTCGTGGTGCTCCAGGACGCCAAGGTGCTGGAGGCCAAGGACGACAAGGGCAAGGCGAAGCCGGGCAAGCCGGGCAAGTGGCTGCAGAACGCCTCGTACAACGCCGTGCTGGCGTATGACGAAGTGGTGAAGGCCGCCGAGTCCCGTGGCGAGGCGAAGACCGAGGCGGTGAGCTCGGACATCACCAAGAAGGCCACCATCCCCACGCTGAAGAAGGCGCTGCTCGACGCATGCGAGCGCTACCTCAAGTACGTGCCCAAGGGTGAGAAGCGGGTGGAGATCGCCTTCAAGGCGGCGAACATCTACTACCGCCACAACCACTTCGACGAGGCGGTGCTGCGCTTCAGCGAAATCGCGCTGGGCTACCCCGAGTACAAGTTCGAGGACGGCTCGCGCGCGGCGGAGATCAGCGCCAACCTCATCCTGGACTCGTACAACCTGCTGCAGGACTTCGCGAAGGTGAACGAGTGGGCGCGGCGCTTCTACGCCAACGACAAGCTGGCGACGGGCAAGTTCCGCGACGACCTGGCCAAGCTCATCGAGCAGTCGTCCTTCAAGCTCGTCAGTCAGCTGGAGGAGAAGAAGGAGTTCGCCAAGGCCGCCGAGGCGTACCTCAACTTCGTGCACGACTTCCCGCAGACGGAGATCGCCGACCTGGCGCTCTACAACGCGTCCATCGACTACTACAAAGCGAAGATGCTGGATAAGACCATCGAGGTGCGCGCGCGCCTCTTCGCCCAGTATCCGCGCTCCAAGTACGTGCCGGACTCCATCTACGCCAATGCGGAAGCGCTGGAGGCCATCGGCGACTTCGAGCAGGCCGCGGGAACGTACGAGCTGTACGTTCGTGGCTACGAGCGCAGTGTGACGGAGAAGGGCGGCGGCTCGTCGAGGGGTGGCAAGTCAAAGGGTGGCAAGGCGAAGGGCGGCGCGGACGACAAGCCCGCGGTGGTCCAGAAGTGGGATGAGTCCAAGGCGCAGGTGGCGCTGTTCAACGCCTCCACCTACCGCGAGGGCCTGGGCCAGATGAAGGCCGCGCTGAAGAACCGTGAGCGCTACCTGGAGCTGTGGCCGCGCGCCAAGGACGCCGATGACATCCGCCTGTCCATCATCGACCTGACGGGCAAGAGCGGCGCGGCGATGAAGGCCATCAAGATGCTGGAGGAGTACGAGCGCGACAACATGCGCTCGGCCAGCAAGTTCCTCGCCGCCGAGGGGCGGATCATCGACCTCTACGCGAAGATGAACAAGACGCGCGACGTGGCGCGCATGTACAAGCGCGTGGGCGAGCACTTCGACCAGCTGCCGCGCCGTGTGCAGACGACGCTGGAGAAGAACGCGCTGGCCACCGCCGCCCAGGCGCAGTTCCTGGCGGTGGAGCTGGACTGGGCGGAGTACCGGCGCCTGAAGCTGTACTGGGGCGCGCCGCCGTCGCCGGACCGCTTCCGCGCGAGCATCCAGGACAAGAGCAAGGCGCTCCAGGTGGTGGAGAAGAAGTACGTGCAGACGGTGGCGCTGGGCGCTCCGGAGCCGTCGCTGTGCGCGCTCAACCGCATTGGCCTGGCGTATGACCACTTCGCCGACCGCGTCATCAACGCGCCCATGCCGCGAGGCCTGGACGAAGAGTCGCAGCAGGCGCTGCGCGACGAGTTCAGCAACCAGGCCCAGCCGCTCAAGGACAAGGCCACGGAGGCGTTCGCCGCCACGGTGGCCAAGAGCCGCGAGCTGGATGTGTTCAACGACTGCGCGGCGGAGAGCTTGAAGATGCTGCGCAACACCTACCAGCCGGAGCGCTACCCGCTCATGCCGGAGGAGAAGGTCGCGCTGAAGAGCCGCGAGCAGATCATCGGTGGGGACGTGCTGGCCGGCATCCAGGATGTGCCACCGCCGGCGCCCACGGCCGTGGCCGAGGCGCAGAAGAACCAGAAGGCGACGCTGCAGGAGGACCTCACGGACCTCACCGCGCAGCTGCGCTCGCAGACAGAGACCCAGGTGGACACCAAGTCCACTTCCTCCACCTCGGATGGCACCAAGCCCGCGAAGGCAGCGGGCTCGGATGAGGAGCCGGAGGACTTCCTCTAA
- the gltE gene encoding adventurous gliding motility TPR repeat lipoprotein GltE: MNWTTRTMRLFPLLVATSLVAAGCTSSKATGPSAAPTNPAARTAGKETPATPISNTAKAKFEDAVKSFDTQKKAKAFDYPALERKFKSALESDANLAEAEYNLGVIAERQGNLTEAKARYKAALTKKPSLRQASENLAVIEQNSGNVAGAVALYQEVLQRYPDDAQSRARLAEIYRLQNDHDKAMELSRGALMRDPASTTALKVMIRSYLDRKQLSMARLVAMRGVKLDGADPELHHLVGVIQLREGDADSARVSFKKALEARDDYVPSHVALAQLSLDAEDYPGAEEHLRRILQADGKNAIAHLNLGLAYKGQGQYDKAMQEYDEAEKLDAELAAVSLNRAIILHKVKDAPERAVELYKKYIAMAGGDVALSAESPVFGLLREAEAIVGAKREAAMAEQQAKKMEELQKQQQVQMQAAEKKQAPAPNGGAVAPAGGTGTTAQATPAGGSTPPQAPPPPAPAPQEKKSAGTADPSEPGEPEDDLL, encoded by the coding sequence ATGAACTGGACGACCCGTACCATGCGCCTGTTCCCCCTCCTGGTGGCCACGTCGCTCGTGGCCGCTGGCTGCACCTCGTCCAAGGCCACGGGCCCCTCGGCGGCGCCGACGAACCCCGCCGCGCGGACCGCTGGCAAGGAGACCCCGGCGACGCCCATCTCCAACACGGCCAAGGCGAAGTTCGAGGACGCGGTGAAGTCCTTCGACACGCAGAAGAAGGCCAAGGCGTTCGACTACCCAGCGCTGGAGCGCAAGTTCAAGTCGGCCCTGGAGTCCGACGCGAACCTGGCCGAGGCCGAGTACAACCTGGGCGTCATCGCCGAGCGCCAGGGCAACCTCACCGAGGCCAAGGCTCGCTACAAGGCCGCGCTCACCAAGAAGCCCTCGCTGCGCCAGGCGTCGGAGAACCTGGCCGTCATCGAGCAGAACAGCGGCAACGTCGCTGGCGCGGTGGCCCTCTATCAGGAGGTCCTCCAGCGCTACCCGGATGACGCGCAGTCGCGCGCGCGGCTGGCGGAGATCTACCGGCTGCAGAACGACCACGACAAGGCGATGGAGCTGTCCCGGGGTGCGCTGATGCGGGACCCGGCGTCCACCACCGCGCTGAAGGTGATGATCCGCAGCTACCTGGACCGCAAGCAGCTCTCGATGGCGCGGCTGGTGGCCATGCGCGGCGTCAAGCTGGATGGCGCGGACCCGGAGCTCCACCACCTGGTGGGTGTCATCCAGCTGCGTGAGGGTGACGCGGACAGCGCCCGGGTGTCCTTCAAGAAGGCGCTGGAGGCGCGCGACGATTATGTCCCGTCCCATGTCGCGCTGGCCCAGCTCTCGCTGGACGCGGAGGACTACCCCGGCGCCGAGGAGCACCTGCGCCGCATCCTCCAGGCGGATGGGAAGAACGCCATCGCGCACCTGAACCTGGGCCTCGCGTACAAGGGCCAGGGCCAGTACGACAAGGCGATGCAGGAGTATGACGAGGCGGAGAAGCTGGACGCGGAGCTCGCGGCCGTGAGCCTCAACCGCGCCATCATCCTCCACAAGGTGAAGGACGCTCCGGAGCGCGCCGTCGAGCTGTACAAGAAGTACATCGCCATGGCGGGCGGAGACGTGGCCCTGTCGGCGGAGTCTCCTGTCTTCGGACTGCTGCGCGAGGCGGAGGCCATCGTCGGCGCCAAGCGCGAGGCCGCGATGGCCGAGCAGCAGGCGAAGAAGATGGAGGAGCTCCAGAAGCAACAGCAGGTCCAGATGCAGGCCGCGGAGAAGAAGCAGGCCCCGGCGCCCAATGGCGGCGCGGTGGCTCCGGCGGGCGGCACGGGCACGACGGCCCAGGCCACTCCAGCGGGGGGCTCCACGCCTCCCCAGGCTCCTCCGCCGCCCGCCCCCGCGCCTCAGGAGAAGAAGAGTGCAGGCACGGCGGATCCTTCCGAGCCGGGTGAGCCTGAAGACGACCTGCTGTGA
- the cglF gene encoding adventurous gliding motility protein CglF, which yields MRKALMLFAVLAVAPAFAQDDAAKPAGGGGEGGVRYSKTTNIDFEDDTIEGDLTKPDGEYIEARDKVKHSNLIRVREDFEDKVMQSVGEL from the coding sequence ATGCGGAAGGCTCTGATGTTGTTCGCGGTGCTCGCAGTGGCCCCGGCGTTCGCGCAGGACGATGCCGCCAAGCCCGCAGGTGGGGGCGGGGAGGGTGGTGTGCGCTACTCCAAGACGACCAACATCGACTTCGAGGACGACACCATCGAGGGCGACCTCACCAAGCCGGACGGCGAGTACATCGAGGCGCGCGACAAGGTGAAGCACTCGAACCTCATCCGCGTCCGCGAGGATTTCGAGGACAAGGTCATGCAGTCGGTGGGCGAGCTGTAG
- the gltG gene encoding adventurous gliding motility protein GltG, with translation MAVPLTLKVFKGDTLVASKDYERDIIKIGRLSSAHLCLEDEKVSRIHSVIEVASDGSMSIIDMGSVEGTYVNNKRVNKGQLSFGDEIRVGGTTIRLENPAAVAAVNLAAAASTEETTEKNPVVSAAAPASGLAQAAAVAAPAAAPVSTGALDASVAATQKNAIVAPEPAPAAPEAPAAQTAEAAAPRARTVRRSKSSGPLGVGLRFSWGDQRVGEFFVAPGTKRVVAVGSAAGVDFVMGDDKLGAPRFEVLRTDGQSFVVRFMGKMKGELIRKGETLDLKAVIESGKASHEGDAYSLTLDAEDFFWVDLGGVTLEATFQSVPKRVVAPLGESLDYTALNIFLLVFFVATAFVITAMNRTGEGDEYSDELSSNSARIAKLIIKPPEVQKNKFLERLNQQKEAKKSGEMAAKSRGDEGQMGKKDAPKTNNRTAPKGDPNKKDEARALTAKIFGGGKGGISTVFGSKGLGGDLKSAMGNMFGAKAGDSGGFGGLGLRGGGGGGGGTGDTVGIGAVGTKGRGGGTGSYGTGVGVLGGKSSVDVGIASSDVEVMGSLDKELIRKVIQANRGQIRYCYESLLNRFPKLGGKVAVKFVITATGSVASSSVAQSTAGNAELETCVAGRVRTWKFPEPKGGGVVVVTYPFIFKQSGE, from the coding sequence ATGGCCGTTCCCCTGACACTCAAGGTCTTCAAGGGCGACACGCTGGTCGCCTCCAAGGACTATGAGCGCGACATCATCAAGATTGGCCGTCTGTCCTCGGCACACCTGTGCCTGGAGGATGAGAAGGTCAGCCGCATCCACTCCGTCATCGAGGTCGCCAGCGACGGCTCCATGTCCATCATCGACATGGGCAGCGTCGAGGGGACGTACGTCAACAACAAGCGGGTCAACAAAGGCCAGCTCTCGTTTGGCGATGAGATTCGGGTGGGTGGCACCACCATCCGCCTGGAGAACCCCGCCGCTGTCGCCGCCGTGAATCTCGCGGCCGCCGCGAGCACGGAGGAGACCACGGAAAAGAACCCGGTGGTGAGCGCCGCGGCGCCCGCTTCGGGACTGGCCCAGGCCGCCGCCGTGGCCGCGCCTGCCGCTGCTCCTGTTTCCACGGGCGCGCTGGATGCGTCCGTGGCCGCCACGCAGAAGAACGCCATCGTGGCCCCGGAGCCCGCGCCCGCGGCCCCCGAGGCTCCCGCCGCGCAGACGGCCGAGGCCGCTGCCCCGCGTGCGCGCACGGTGCGCCGCTCCAAGTCGAGCGGCCCCCTGGGTGTGGGGCTGCGCTTCTCCTGGGGTGACCAGCGGGTGGGCGAGTTCTTCGTCGCCCCGGGCACCAAGCGCGTGGTGGCGGTGGGAAGCGCCGCGGGTGTCGACTTCGTCATGGGGGACGACAAGCTGGGCGCTCCCCGCTTCGAGGTCCTGCGCACCGACGGCCAGTCCTTCGTCGTGCGCTTCATGGGGAAGATGAAGGGCGAGCTCATCCGCAAGGGTGAGACGCTGGACCTCAAGGCGGTCATCGAGTCGGGCAAGGCCTCGCACGAGGGCGACGCGTACTCGCTCACGCTGGATGCCGAGGACTTCTTCTGGGTGGACCTGGGTGGGGTGACGCTCGAGGCCACCTTCCAGTCCGTCCCCAAGCGCGTCGTGGCACCGCTGGGCGAGTCGCTCGACTACACCGCGCTCAACATCTTCCTCCTCGTCTTCTTCGTGGCCACCGCGTTCGTCATCACCGCGATGAACCGCACGGGCGAGGGCGACGAGTACTCGGACGAGCTGTCCTCCAACTCGGCGCGCATCGCCAAGCTCATCATCAAGCCGCCCGAGGTGCAGAAGAACAAGTTCCTCGAGCGCCTCAATCAGCAGAAGGAGGCGAAGAAGAGCGGGGAGATGGCGGCCAAGAGCCGCGGTGACGAAGGTCAGATGGGCAAGAAGGACGCGCCCAAGACGAACAACCGCACCGCGCCCAAGGGCGATCCGAACAAGAAGGACGAGGCCCGCGCGCTGACGGCCAAGATTTTCGGCGGCGGCAAGGGCGGCATCTCCACCGTCTTCGGCAGCAAGGGCCTGGGCGGCGACCTCAAGAGCGCCATGGGCAACATGTTCGGCGCCAAGGCAGGTGACTCGGGTGGCTTCGGCGGCCTGGGCCTGCGCGGCGGCGGCGGCGGCGGCGGCGGCACGGGTGACACCGTGGGCATCGGCGCTGTCGGCACCAAGGGCCGTGGCGGTGGCACCGGCAGCTACGGCACGGGTGTAGGTGTGCTGGGCGGAAAGTCATCGGTCGACGTGGGCATCGCCTCGTCCGATGTGGAGGTCATGGGCTCGCTGGACAAGGAGCTCATCCGCAAGGTCATCCAGGCGAACCGCGGACAGATTCGTTACTGCTACGAGAGCCTGCTCAACCGCTTCCCCAAGCTGGGCGGCAAGGTGGCGGTGAAGTTCGTGATTACCGCCACGGGCTCGGTGGCGTCGTCCTCCGTGGCTCAGAGCACTGCGGGCAACGCGGAGCTGGAGACGTGTGTGGCGGGCCGCGTGCGCACCTGGAAGTTCCCCGAGCCCAAGGGCGGCGGCGTGGTGGTCGTCACCTATCCGTTCATCTTCAAGCAGTCCGGCGAGTAG
- the cglE gene encoding adventurous gliding motility protein CglE — translation MKALAPIALCAVFVLPVAASAQQPPPTATGDRPAVTFDEIERGFYFALYGGPLFMTNPPAAEGTPRPFSSGPMAQVEMGFDLGERVSLGLFIMGSSIRTSAEYVGESGGKVSGDFTTLVPGAVLRARLVGLADSQEVKRTWFYLRAGAGYAMFSPKSLLPDSDILVFAGPGVEYYTRLRHFSVGVEVTGNYLVSGGSFGFAVAPNIRYAF, via the coding sequence ATGAAAGCCCTCGCTCCCATTGCCCTGTGTGCCGTGTTCGTCCTCCCCGTGGCCGCGAGCGCTCAGCAACCACCTCCCACGGCGACAGGTGACCGGCCGGCCGTCACGTTCGATGAAATCGAGCGCGGCTTCTATTTCGCGCTGTACGGCGGTCCGCTCTTCATGACGAACCCGCCCGCGGCCGAGGGGACACCCCGGCCGTTCTCCTCCGGCCCCATGGCCCAGGTGGAGATGGGGTTCGACCTGGGCGAGCGGGTGTCGCTGGGGCTCTTCATCATGGGCTCCAGCATCCGCACCAGCGCCGAGTACGTCGGCGAGTCCGGTGGCAAGGTGTCCGGCGACTTCACCACCCTCGTCCCGGGCGCGGTCCTGCGCGCTCGCCTGGTGGGGCTGGCCGACAGCCAGGAGGTGAAGCGCACCTGGTTCTATCTCCGCGCCGGCGCGGGTTATGCGATGTTCTCCCCGAAGAGCCTCCTTCCGGATTCCGACATTCTTGTGTTTGCCGGGCCCGGAGTGGAGTACTACACACGGTTGCGCCACTTTTCCGTGGGGGTCGAGGTCACGGGGAACTACCTCGTGTCCGGAGGCTCGTTCGGATTCGCGGTGGCGCCGAACATTCGCTACGCGTTCTAG
- a CDS encoding DEAD/DEAH box helicase, translating to MGPGQRVISELSVLEKALSKTDFGAEKGPLQAIVRSLRPMRLKSLEDLDLNTRGRLITTMLRVQRQPKPAAPEAPAAEASAAPVEAPAEAAAPAEGAESAAPAAEGAAPAEAAAPAVDSAKEKFDAWTDVMFLVGQVWRAAGDKDRSEAAFSASGRQPGPEVEEPAAPVARAEARPERRERPERGERRERGDRPERGERRERGDRPERGERRERGERPERGERPERGERRPMPELTGDWKEQAKQLEGMGRTRDAGRLYERNGGFADATRLFEAGGDLKSALRTALAGGDNDAARRLVSTLPPDQLAPTLEKAGAYELLMEHYVGKGDFENVARLYERARQFDQAALAYERSGKLTLARKAYERSRDMASANRIRGLEVKSLVERGDRLGAATLLVAAGQRREAVEVLGTLPPPKAFHFMQRLKLDEEAKELAQRELARAEQEQKPAGRARWLELLGDVAASAEAWEAAGRKDKALPLHEKLGNLARAAQLAEELQQREKAIALYTQLNDSAGLERAKALPEAPAVASAPAEAAGEDGDASPGASSAE from the coding sequence GTGGGCCCGGGGCAGCGCGTCATCTCCGAGCTGAGTGTCCTCGAGAAGGCGCTGTCCAAGACGGACTTCGGGGCGGAGAAGGGCCCGCTGCAGGCCATTGTCCGGTCGCTGCGGCCCATGCGGCTGAAGTCCCTGGAAGACCTGGACCTCAACACGCGCGGTCGTCTCATCACCACGATGCTGCGCGTGCAGCGTCAGCCCAAGCCGGCGGCGCCGGAAGCTCCCGCCGCCGAGGCGAGCGCGGCTCCGGTGGAGGCTCCGGCCGAGGCCGCGGCTCCCGCCGAGGGCGCCGAGTCCGCCGCTCCCGCGGCGGAGGGTGCTGCTCCGGCCGAGGCCGCCGCTCCTGCGGTGGACTCCGCGAAGGAGAAGTTCGACGCCTGGACGGACGTCATGTTCCTGGTGGGCCAGGTCTGGCGCGCCGCGGGTGACAAGGACCGCTCCGAGGCGGCGTTCTCCGCCAGCGGCCGTCAGCCCGGCCCCGAGGTCGAGGAGCCCGCGGCTCCCGTGGCCCGGGCGGAGGCCCGTCCCGAACGCCGGGAGCGTCCTGAGCGCGGCGAGCGTCGGGAGCGCGGTGACCGTCCCGAGCGCGGCGAGCGTCGGGAGCGGGGCGACCGTCCCGAGCGCGGCGAGCGTCGGGAGCGCGGTGAGCGCCCCGAGCGGGGTGAGCGTCCGGAGCGGGGCGAGCGTCGCCCCATGCCAGAGCTGACCGGCGATTGGAAGGAGCAGGCCAAGCAGCTCGAGGGCATGGGTCGCACGCGTGACGCGGGCCGTCTCTACGAGCGCAACGGCGGCTTCGCCGATGCCACCCGGCTGTTCGAGGCGGGTGGGGACCTCAAGAGCGCCCTGCGCACCGCGCTGGCGGGCGGCGACAATGATGCCGCGCGCCGTCTGGTGAGCACGCTGCCTCCGGATCAGCTCGCCCCCACGCTGGAGAAGGCCGGCGCCTACGAGCTCCTCATGGAGCACTATGTGGGCAAGGGTGACTTCGAGAACGTGGCCCGCCTGTATGAGCGCGCGCGCCAGTTCGACCAGGCGGCGCTCGCGTACGAGCGTTCTGGGAAGCTAACCCTGGCGCGCAAGGCGTATGAGCGCTCGCGCGACATGGCCAGCGCCAACCGCATCCGCGGGCTCGAGGTGAAGAGCCTGGTGGAGCGTGGGGACCGTCTGGGCGCGGCCACGCTGCTCGTGGCGGCGGGACAGCGCCGCGAGGCCGTCGAGGTGCTGGGCACGCTGCCTCCTCCCAAGGCGTTCCACTTCATGCAGCGGCTGAAGCTGGATGAAGAGGCGAAGGAGCTGGCGCAGCGCGAGCTGGCCCGGGCCGAGCAGGAGCAGAAGCCCGCGGGCCGTGCCCGGTGGCTGGAGCTCCTGGGTGATGTCGCCGCGTCCGCCGAGGCGTGGGAGGCCGCGGGGCGCAAGGACAAGGCCCTTCCGCTTCACGAGAAGCTTGGCAACCTGGCTCGCGCCGCTCAGCTCGCGGAGGAGCTGCAGCAGCGGGAGAAGGCGATTGCCCTCTACACTCAGCTCAACGACAGCGCGGGTCTGGAGCGTGCGAAGGCGCTTCCAGAGGCGCCTGCCGTGGCTTCGGCTCCCGCCGAAGCCGCGGGCGAGGATGGCGACGCTTCCCCGGGTGCTTCGTCGGCTGAGTAG